The window CACCTTCGTAAACGAACAGAAGATAGGCCAGCGCCCGGGGGAAAAACAGGCTGGGGAAACGGCCTCCGCCGAGTTCCCCGAATATGACTTAAAGGACGGGGATGAAATAAGGCTGGGCGACACGGTGCTCCGCGTGGGGATAGAAATTCCCGTATTCTGCGCCGACTGTTCCGCGGAAATACCGAATGAGGAAAAAGAAGCCTGCTTTGTAAAAGAAGGGGTTTATGTTTGCCACGATTGCCGGGCCTCGTCTAACGTGGTGGCCAATACCGCCCTGCATGTTACCCCAGGCAAGGAATGCGCCGAATGCGGCAGGAATGTGGCCGACGAGTTTGAGCCAGGCAGGAACGGCGAGTATCTGTGCTCCGATTGCAGGAATGACCCGTTCCGTGTGGTGAAAGACCTGCTCAACAAGGCCAACTCCGGCGAGGAGGCTTTGCATGGGGTGAAGGGATACTCCATCATGCGGGAGTTGGGTAAAGGAGGCATGGGCGCGGTTTACCTTGCCCGGCACGACACCACCAAAGGCCAGGTGGCCATGAAAATAATGCTACCCCAGGTGGCGGCGGACGAACGCTCCAAAGAGATGTTCCTGCGCGAGATGGAAAACGCCAAAGTCCTCAACCATCCCAATGTGGTGCGTTTGCTGGATTCCGGTTACGCCGACGGGGTGTTCTTCTTCACCATGGAGTTTTGCGACGGCGGCGGGCTGGACAGGCATTTGCGGCTTGAAGGCGGCAAGCTTACGGTGGACAAGGCGCTTAAATTGATCCTGCCACTGCTGGACGGGCTGGAGCATATCCATACCGTGGAGTTGCCCGCGGTGAAACTGTCCGATGGAAACATCGTGTCGGCCAAGGGGCTTGTGCACAGGGATTTAAAACCGGCCAATGTGTTCCTGATGGGCAATGGCGCCAACGTTATCCCGAAAATCGCCGACGTGGGGCTGGGCAAGGCTTTCGACATCGCCGGGCTTTCCGGGCAGACCATGACCGGAGTAACGGCTGGCACCCCGCTGTTCATGCCGCGCCAGCAGATAATAAACTTTAAATACGCCAAGCCGGATGTGGACGTTTGGGCCATGGCGGCCACGTTTTACTTCATGCTCACCGGAAAAACGCCCAGGGATTTCCCTAGGGGCAAAGACCCGTGGCAGACTGTCCTGCAAACCAAGGCCGTGCCCATCCGCCAGCGGGAGCCGTACATTCCCGAAAAACTGGCGGCGGTCATAGACTCCGCGCTTACGGACCAGCCGGAGATAACTTTCAAATCCGCGGCGCAACTTAAAAAAGCCATCGAGGAGGCGGTTAGGGAATGACATCCCACTCACCAATAAACTACGCGGGATTCACCGACATGGGAAAGGTGCGCAAACGCAACGAAGACGCGCTGTTCGCCGATCCCATAAACGGTTTGTTCATAGTGGCCGACGGCATGGGGGGCCACGCCTCGGGCAACCTGGCTTCCAAAATAGTGGTGGAGACGCTTCCCACCGTCCTGTTGTCAAGGCTGGACGGCATTTTCAATTTGTCGGACCCTTCGGCGGCGCAAAAAACATGTCAGGCCATTAAAGAGCTTTCAGACCGTGTCCGTTCGGAGAGCGAGGGCAAGCCGGGATTCTCCGGCATGGGCTCCACCGTGGTATTGGCATTGGCGCGGAACGGGTTGGCGCTGGTGGCCCATTTGGGAGACAGCCGTGCGTATCTTTTCCGCAACGGCAGGCTCCAGAAACTCACCCGGGACCATTCTGTGGTGCAGATATTGTTCGACGCCGGGGAGCTTACCCAGGCGGAGATGGAAACCCACCCCGCAAAAAACCAGATCACGCGGTTCGTGGGAATGAGAGGAGACGCCCAGCCGGAAGCCAGGGTTGTTGAACTGGCCCATGGAGACAGGCTCCTGTTATGTTCCGACGGGCTCACCGGCATGGTGGACGAAACCGCCATATCCAAAAAACTCCTCGAAGAGGCGGATACGGAAAGCGCGTGCCAGGCCCTGGTGAAAATGGCCAACGACGCAGGAGGCAAAGACAACATCACCGTTGCGTTAATGGACTGGCGCGGCCCGCAAACCGCCAGGCCAGACCCGGACCTTTACAAGACAACCGTAAAAGTCCCCATTCACAAGAACCCGAAAGGATAGTAGATGGAGAAGGAACCGGCGGCCAAATGCCCCAATTGCGGCGCGAAATATACGCATTTAAAGCCGGAGCATCTGGGCAAATCCATCAAGTGCGTCAAATGCGGCCAATCTTTCCGGCTGGAGCCTGAAGGGGCTACCGGACCGGCGCAGACAATTATGTTCAACGCGCCCAACCCCCCCGCCGAACCGGCCACCACCGTCCTGTACGACGAGGCTCCGCCCGCACCCGCCCAAACCACGATTTACGACAACGAACAACAAAATGAGCCTTCAGCCACCATCATCCACGAGCAGTCTCCGCTGGAGACCGTCATGGAGGAAACCGGGCCCGCCATAACCATCACCGCCCCTGCGCTGGAAGAGGATGTAGCCGAAGCACCGGAAAGCGCCGAAGCGGAAAACGTTCCGCTGGACTGGACACCGGGTGACAACATCCTGAACCTGTACCAGGTGGAAAGCCTGCTGGGCGAGGGCGGCATGGGCAAGGTGTATAAAGTGCGCCATCTGGGGTGGGACACCACCCTGGCCGTAAAATGCCCAAGGCCCGAAGAGCTTAAAAGGGCGGGCGGGGCCGAGAATTTCGAGCGGGAGGCGGAGACTTGGGTGAACCTGGGGCTCCATCCCAACATCGTAAGCTGTTATTACGTAAGAAGGCTTGGCGGCCTGCCCCGGGTATTCGCGGAATTTATCGACGGCGGAAGCATGCAGGAGTGGATCCGCAAGGGACAGCTGAAAGACCTGGGCGCCATGCTGGACGTATCCATCCAGTTCGCCTGGGGGTTGCATTATTCGCACGAGCTGGGCATCGTCCATCAGGACATAAAACCGGCCAACGTTATGATGACCGCCAACGGCGTGGCCAAAGTGACCGACTTCGGCCTGGCCCGGGCATGGGGCGGCGGCGCTGGGGAAAGCTCCGGCGCCGTGGCGGCGGGCGGGATGACGCTGGCCTATTGCTCGCCGGAACAGGCGGAAAGAAAACCTTTGTCCCGAAGGAGCGACATCTGGTCGTGGGCGGTTTCGATACTGGAGATGTTCACCGGCGAGGTTACATGGATGTCCGGCGCCGTGGCGGACGCGGCGCTTGAAGATTTCCTTGCCCGCAAGGCCACGGCAACCGCCATGCCCAAGGCGCTGGCGGAGCTTTTGAAATGGTGTCTGGCCCAGGAGCCTTCCGGCAGGCCCGCCACCATGATGGACGTGGCCCGGGTGCTGGTGGAAATATACAAGAAGGAAACAGGCATCCCCTACCCCCGGCGGGAACCGAAGACCAGCAAGGCCATGGCCGACAGCTTAAACAACCGGGCCGTGTCACTTCTCGACTTGGGCCGGGCGCAGGAGGCCACCAATCTCTGGGAAGAGGCTTTGAAAACCCAGCCTCACCATCCCGAGGCCACGTTCAACTGGAGCATGGCACAGTGGCGCGCGGGACATCTTACCGACCTGGACACTACCCACAGCCTTGCGGAAGCGTTCAAGTCCCACCCGGAAAGCTGGGTGTGTCCGTATCTGGCGGGGCTTGCCCATATGGAGCGGGACGATTACGCCACGGCGGTGGAGATACTCGCAAGCGCCGTCCAGCTTGAGGGGCCGAAGGAAGTTGAAACCGCCATCGTCGCCTCCAAAGAGCGGTTGGAAAAATCCCGCAGGCTCATCAATTCGCTACTGGCCCACCCCAAGGGAGTGAACGGGGTGGATATATCCTCTGGCCCCTCGCCTTTGCTCATCACCGGCGGGGACGACCGGGTGGCTATCATATGGAACGCGCAGACCGGCGCCATGGTGAAAGAGTTGGCGCAAGGCCACTCATCCATCAACCGGGTGGCCATATCCGACGACGGCAAGCTGGCCGTTACCGCCACTTACAAAACCCTCTTCTTCTGGAACCCGGCCAATGGCGTCCAGATCCGCTCCGTTGACGCGCACGAGGGCTGGATTGGCGCGGTGTCACTTTCCGCCGGCGGGTCGCGGTTGATAACCTCCGGGTGGGACGGATTGGTGAAGCTGATAAACACATCCACCGGCGAGACTGAACATTCGTTTGAAGACTGTTCCGGTGGAGCGGTGATAAGCGCCAACGGTAAAGTGGCCGCTTACGGCGCCGCCAGCAACAAGGTGAATGTGATTAACGCCCATACCGGCGCGAAGGTGATGGAGATAGTCACAGACCCTGGCCCCATAAGCCTCTCCGCCGACGGCGCCCTGCTGGCCTGCGCGTCGCTGGACAACACTATAAAGGTGTTCGAATCCGCCACGGGCCGTTTGCTAAAAACCCTCACGGGGCTTAGCGAATGTATAACCTCCGTACATATCTCCAGCGACGGCAAACAGGTTTTGGGCGGCGGGTACGACGGTTCCGTGCGGTTATGGAACGTAAGGAGCGGCAGGTTGATCCGGACCTTTGAGGGCCATAGCGATGTGGTCAACTGCGTAAAACTCAACGCCGAGGGTACGCTGGCCGTCTCCTGCGGTATGGATGGCGCTGTGAAGCTGTGGGCCGTCACCGCCCAGGAGCCTTTCCGCGCCCCCATGGCCCTGTGCAGGATAACCGACAGCGAAACGGCCCTCTCCGCCGGTGTGGAATATGAAACGCGCCTGTCCGAGGCGCGGGAGGCCATTTCAGCCAACGATCTTCCTTTAGCTGTGGGCAAGATCCGCGAGGCCCGCTCCCAGAAGGGTTATAGCCGTGGCGCCGAGGCTTTAGGTTTGCTGGGCTCGCTTTATTTGCGATTGCCGCGCCAAATACTATTGGGCGGTTGGGAAGGGGCCGCCCTGACCGGCCACGGCGCCGACGTTACCGCCGTGGACATAAGTTTGGACGGCGGCATGGCCCTGTCCGCCTGCGCCGACAGGCGCATAAGGCTGTGGGCCGTGGAAACCGGCGCGCTTATAAAAGACCTTGAGGGGCATACCGACAGGGTGAACACCGCACGCATAAGCAGAGACGGCGGCTACGTTTTGTCCGGCTCCGGCGACTGGAAAGTGAAACTGTGGGACACCGGAACGGGCGCATGTTTGAAAACCTTTGAAGGGCATGGCGGGCCGGTGAACAGCGTGGCGTTCAGCGGCGACGGCGTATTCGGCGTGTCTGGCGGCGGCGACGGCATGGTGTACCTGTGGGGGATTAACTCCGGCCGGGCGGCCCGCCGGTTCGCGGGGCATGGCGGGGCGGTGAACAGCGTGGACATCACAGGAGACGCGCGTTTCATAATCTCCGGCGGCGACGATAAAGACCTGCGCCTGTGGGACACGGTGAGCGGCGACATGATAACCGTTTTGCGCGGGCATACCCGCTCCGTCCATTCCGTGGCGTTCAGTTTCGACGGCTCGCAGGCCGTGTCCGGCGGGGCGGACGGCGCCATAAGGTTGTGGAACATCGCTACCGGCGAGCTTTTAAGGGTTATAGAAGACGGCGGAGAGATTATGTCCGTGTCCATCAGCGTGGATGGCGGGCGGATAATATCCGGCGGGGCGGAGGGCGCCATAAAACTTTGGGACACCGCAACGGGCCAGCTTATCCGGTCGTTCAAGGGGCATTCATCGGCGGTGAGTTCCGCAAGGCTTGGGTGGGACGGGCGATACGCCGTGTCCGGCTCCGCCGACAGGGCGTTAAAAGTGTGGATACTGGATTGGGAGCTGGACGGGAAAACCCCGGGGTTGTGGGACGAAAAAGCCCTCACCTACCTCTCCGGTTTTCTCATGGAGAAAGCCCCGTACGCCGGAGCGTTGCCCGAAGGCAGAGACCCGTTTGAAAACGAAATAACCGCATCGCTCACCCGCAAAGGCAAACCCGCCTGGGACGAGGAAGATATAGAGAACCTGTTCTTCACCCTGGGATGCGCCGGATTCGGATGGCTGGAACGGGCCGGGGTGGAACGGCGGTTAAAGGAGCTGGCCGCAAACTGGGCCCCGCCTCCTCCGCCGGACAGGACCATCTACACCAAAACAAGGCAGATCGTGGAAGGCATCTACGACAAGGAAATGGAAGAGAAAGGAGCGGTGCTGATCACGGAAGGCGAATCCGCCGCGCCAAAAGCGCCGGAGAAAAAACCGTCATTCTTCGCCAGGCTGTTCGGGAGAGGCGGGAAGAAGTAATTTGGCGTAGAAATCCGTTTGAGCGTTCCGATTATCTTTTATACTCGTATGGAGCCGGGATTGGAATTGCGCCGGTCCTTTCCTGAATACCGGATGTCATTCTGCGGCGCCAGCGGCTGTAAGCCTGGCGGGTAAACAACAAACGTTTTGAGGTGAATTCCATCGTGAAGGGGAGATTGTGATGAATTCAACGGTTTTAAGATTGTTCATGGCGTTAACGGCCCTTGCCGCTTTACCTTTCCCTGCCTTTGCCGGGGAGGGCGAGGAAAAACAACCCAGGTGGTACGAGTCCCTCAACGCCGCCGCGGGAATAACCACCGTTATCCAGGGAACATCCGGCAACGATTACGGCGATTACAAGGACAGGACCGATTACGCATACTCCGCCGATGTGGAGCTTTCCACCGAGATAAAGCCCGGCCACGGCTTTTTCATCGTCTTTGAAACCGGCGACGGTGACGGCGCCAACGACAACCTGGGTTCCCGCTCCATTCCAAACTACGACGCATTCATCGCCATTGTGGAGGGCGAGCAAAGGCTTAACGTCAGCCAGGCTTATTACGAGGGGGCTTTCGCCGGTGGGGCCGTTACTCTGGACATCGGCAAGATGGACCATCACGCCATCACCGACACCAACGCATACGCCAACGACGAGACAGCCCAGTTCGTGAACGGGCTTTTCGTGCGCTCGGCGGGGGTGGTGTTCCCGGAGCATGAAAACTATTACGCATACACCATAGCCCTCACCCTGCGGCCGGTTGATTTTGTCTCGCTGATCATCGCTTACGCCAAGCATGAAACAGAGGATATATTCAACAAAGGCATGACCGTGGCGGAGCTGGGCCTGCACCCTGTTATCAGCGGGTCGCAGGGCAATTACCGCATCGTCTATCTAAACCACGATAACGGATACACCGATTACAGGACCGGGGAGTCCAAAAGCGGAACCGGATTCGTGATAAGCGCCGACCAGGCCTTGGGCGATTACCTGGGCGTGTTCGCCCGCTACGCCCAGGCGGACGACACCATTGAACAGTTCCAGGTGAAATCCGCAATCAGCGGCGGCGCGCAGGTTAACGGCTCCGCATGGGGGCTGGAGGCGGACGCGCTGGGCATAGCCTATGGAAAGCTGGAGCTGAATAAGGATCTTGTTACGGAGAACAATGATGGAGAATCGGTGGCGGAGGTATATTACCGCCATCAGGTGGCCGAAAACTTCGGACTCACCGCCGACGGGCAGTTTTTCTCCAACCTGGAGCGCCCGGAGAAACGGAACGTGTCGGTGTTCAGCCTGAGGGCCCAGGCGGATTTTTAGACCGCGAAGGGCCTTTGCCGCAAATAAAATTGTTCTCCGGCGCGCAAATTCCGGGAAAATGATATTTAGAGCGCAGTAGCTGGGAGTCTTGACAATGCATTTGCCCGACGGATTTATAACCGGCGAGATAAACCTTCTGTCGGCGGCGGTGTCTGCCGCCGCGCTGGGGGTGGCGCTGAAAAAAAGCGGCGAGGAATTGGGCGACAGGCAGGCGCCCATGCTGGGGGTAACCTCCGCCTTCGTATTCGCCGCTCAAATGATAAATTTCCCCATCGCCGCTGGAACTTCCGGCCATTTTCTGGGCGCATCCTTTGCCGCCATCATGCTTGGGCCGTTCAACGCGCTCATCGTAATGGCGCTGGCGCTCACCCTCCAATGCCTTTTATTCGCCGACGGCGGGCTTACCACGCTGGGTACCAATTTCCTGAACATGGGCTTGATTGGCGGGTTCGGGGCGTATTGCGTTTTCATCGTACTCAAGGCGATTCTTCCACAAAGCAAGAGCGGAATGTTGACTGCCTCGGCTATCGCCTCGTGGTTCTCGGTATTCGCCAGCGGCGCCCTTTGCGGCGTTGAACTGGGGCTGTCGGGCGCGGCTCCGCTCCACCTGGCCGTTTCCGCCATGGGAGGGACCCACGCCATCATCGGCGTCGGCGAGGCGGTAATAACCTCCACGGTGCTTTCCTTGGCGCTGAACGCCCGGCCGGATATCGTTCGCGGCTTCCAATACGCCACTGTCCGGCGGGAGCCGCAACCATGAAAAGCCGCCGTACATTTTTCATGGCCGCCTTCGCCGTAAGCGTGATGATAGCCGCTATTGTCTCCCCCTTCGCCTCCACCGCGCCGGACGGGCTGGAACGGGTGGCGGAAGACCTGGGATTTTCCGCCAAGGCTTCCGATCCCTCTGTCAACGCGCCTCTGGCCGATTATTCAACGCCGGGGGTGGAATCTGAGTCTGTCTCCACCGGTGTCGCCGGTATCTCCGGGGTGATAATTGTGTTCGCCGCCGGAGCCGGGCTAGGGCTTATCCTTTCATGGCTGAGAGGCTCGAACGGCCGTAGATGAGCCACGCCTTTTTCGACAGGTACACCACCCTTAAAACGCCGGTACACATGCTGGACGCCCGGATAAAAATAGCCGTGGCCCTCATTTTGATAGTCTCCACGGTCAGCCTTCCAAAATACTCATTCCCGGTTTACGCGGTGTATTTCGCGTTCATCATCGCCGTAACGGCGCTGGCGCGTGTCCCTTTCGGATACCTGTTCAAACGGTCTCTTGTGGTGGCTCCGTTCGCTTTGGCGGCGGCGGTGTTCATGCCTTTCACCATAAGTGGCTCCGGTGACGCTGTTTTTCAGGCCGGGCCCATTACAGCATATCACGCCGGGTTCATGGCGTTTTTCAACGCTGTGTCCAAGTCTTACGTTGGTGTTCTAATGGTTATCGCCCTTACGGCGGTTACACCGTTTCCCAAACTTCTTGAAGGTCTGGAACGGCTCCGCGTACCCGGAATGTTTGTTACGCTCACAGGTTTCACGTATCGTTACCTGTTCGTGCTGATAGAAGAGGTGAAACGGATGAAACGGGCGCGGGACTTGCGGTTTTACGGTGGCCGGTGGCTGTGGCAGGCTGGTACCGCCGGACAAATGGCCGGGTCGCTGTTCCTGCGAAGTTTCGAACGGGGCGAAAGGGTTTACAACGCCATGCTCTCCAGAGGTTTCGACGGCGTGTTCCGGGGCGGGAGCGGAAGGCCGTTGAACGGGATGGACTGGTCGGCGCTTATAATTTCCACGGTGTTCATCACCGGCGCAAGGATGTTGCTTAAATGAGCAATAACGCGGTTAGCTTACAGAACGTCTCCTACGTTTATCCCGATGGATACCACGCCCTGACGGAGGTGTCTTTTACGGTGGAGCGGGGGGAACGGGTAGGCGTGGTGGGGGCCAACGGAGCCGGAAAATCCACACTACTTCTGGCGTTGGCCGGGGTTCTGCGCCCATCGGGTACGGTGGAGGTGGATGGAGTGAAGGTTGACGGCAAAAACCTGAAACAAGCGCGTAGGCGGATGGGCCTTGTGTTCCAGAACCCGGACGACCAGCTTTTCTGCCCCACCTTGTACGACGATGTGGCTTTCGGCCCGCTGAACATGGGCATGCCGGAACATGAGGCGCGGCATAAAACACTTAACAGCATAAAGTCCGTGGGGCTTGCGGGGCTGGAGGAGAAAAGCGCGTTCCATTTAAGCTATGGGCAGAAAAAACGCGCCGCCATCGCCACCGTGTTATCCATGGACGTGTCCATCCTCGCCATGGACGAGCCGACGAGCAACCTTGATCCCAAGAGCAGGAAAGAGATAATCCACCTGCTGAAAGGGCTTGAACGCACGCAGATAATCGCCACTCACGACTTCGGGCTGGTGAACGAGCTTTGCGGGCGGGTGGCGCTTTTGTCAGGCGGCCGCATCGCCGCCGAAGGCGCCCCGGCGGAGATATTGGATGATCACGGCCTGTTAAAGGCCCACGGATTGGAGTAGATTACTCCGCCCCCTCCCCTTCGTTGCCCCCTTCGCCACCTTCAACGCCTCCAGTGCCGCCGGATGGCATGGCCTTGCGCAACAGCTCCTGTATCCTCGCGCCGCGTTCCATGCTGTCATCCAGCCTGAAAGTGAATTCCGGCGTCACCCGCATGGTAAGCCGTTTGCTGATAAGCGTGCGGATGAACCCCGCCCCGCTCTGCAAGGCTTTCATGGTTTTCGTTTTCTCGTCGTCGGAGCCTAAAACGGACACGAAAATGTTCGCGTGCCGCAGGTCTTTGGCCACTTCCGCCCGGGTGACGGAGACGAACCCCAAGCGCGGATCTTTCATCTCCCGCTGGATAATGTGGGATATCTCCCGTACCAGTTCTTCGCCAACCCTGTCGGACCGGTGAAATCTTTTCATAACGCCTCTAAACTACCTTGAAACCAGCTCCGTGGAAACCTCCGCCACGTCGGCGATGGAGGTTATGAAGCTCAATATTGATTGTATCTGGCTGTCCGCATGGGCCGCGTCCGCCGCGACCACCGTAACACCCAGCGTTATCCTCTGCCAAAGGTCCTGATCCTCCACCTCCGCCACGGAAGCGTTGAACTTGGCCTTTACCCTGTCTTTTACGCTCCGGACCACCTGCCGCTTGTCTTTTAAAGACCTGGCATGGCCTGCCCAGAGCGCGATTTTCATCATTCCCACAACCATAGGGAGCGCAAGGAAGATATGCCGCCGAAGCTTTATAAACAGGACGTTGCAAGACGCTGGCGCCCCGCGCTGGCGGCGGTTAAACACGCTTGACGCACTATGCTATACTTACGCGTTTGATGGGGGAAAATCAATGAAAATCGTGATAGCCGGGGCTGGCGCCGTGGGCGCCTATTACGGGGCCGTTCTGGCCAGGGCCGGGCATGATGTGTTCTTCATAGCGCGGGGCGCCCAGCTGGCCGCCTTCCGCGAAAAAGGGGTGTCCGTAAAGAGCGTCAATGGCGATTTCCTCACTACGGTAAATTGCGGGGATGA of the Nitrospinota bacterium genome contains:
- a CDS encoding DUF503 domain-containing protein translates to MVVGMMKIALWAGHARSLKDKRQVVRSVKDRVKAKFNASVAEVEDQDLWQRITLGVTVVAADAAHADSQIQSILSFITSIADVAEVSTELVSR
- a CDS encoding protein kinase, with product MEKEPAAKCPNCGAKYTHLKPEHLGKSIKCVKCGQSFRLEPEGATGPAQTIMFNAPNPPAEPATTVLYDEAPPAPAQTTIYDNEQQNEPSATIIHEQSPLETVMEETGPAITITAPALEEDVAEAPESAEAENVPLDWTPGDNILNLYQVESLLGEGGMGKVYKVRHLGWDTTLAVKCPRPEELKRAGGAENFEREAETWVNLGLHPNIVSCYYVRRLGGLPRVFAEFIDGGSMQEWIRKGQLKDLGAMLDVSIQFAWGLHYSHELGIVHQDIKPANVMMTANGVAKVTDFGLARAWGGGAGESSGAVAAGGMTLAYCSPEQAERKPLSRRSDIWSWAVSILEMFTGEVTWMSGAVADAALEDFLARKATATAMPKALAELLKWCLAQEPSGRPATMMDVARVLVEIYKKETGIPYPRREPKTSKAMADSLNNRAVSLLDLGRAQEATNLWEEALKTQPHHPEATFNWSMAQWRAGHLTDLDTTHSLAEAFKSHPESWVCPYLAGLAHMERDDYATAVEILASAVQLEGPKEVETAIVASKERLEKSRRLINSLLAHPKGVNGVDISSGPSPLLITGGDDRVAIIWNAQTGAMVKELAQGHSSINRVAISDDGKLAVTATYKTLFFWNPANGVQIRSVDAHEGWIGAVSLSAGGSRLITSGWDGLVKLINTSTGETEHSFEDCSGGAVISANGKVAAYGAASNKVNVINAHTGAKVMEIVTDPGPISLSADGALLACASLDNTIKVFESATGRLLKTLTGLSECITSVHISSDGKQVLGGGYDGSVRLWNVRSGRLIRTFEGHSDVVNCVKLNAEGTLAVSCGMDGAVKLWAVTAQEPFRAPMALCRITDSETALSAGVEYETRLSEAREAISANDLPLAVGKIREARSQKGYSRGAEALGLLGSLYLRLPRQILLGGWEGAALTGHGADVTAVDISLDGGMALSACADRRIRLWAVETGALIKDLEGHTDRVNTARISRDGGYVLSGSGDWKVKLWDTGTGACLKTFEGHGGPVNSVAFSGDGVFGVSGGGDGMVYLWGINSGRAARRFAGHGGAVNSVDITGDARFIISGGDDKDLRLWDTVSGDMITVLRGHTRSVHSVAFSFDGSQAVSGGADGAIRLWNIATGELLRVIEDGGEIMSVSISVDGGRIISGGAEGAIKLWDTATGQLIRSFKGHSSAVSSARLGWDGRYAVSGSADRALKVWILDWELDGKTPGLWDEKALTYLSGFLMEKAPYAGALPEGRDPFENEITASLTRKGKPAWDEEDIENLFFTLGCAGFGWLERAGVERRLKELAANWAPPPPPDRTIYTKTRQIVEGIYDKEMEEKGAVLITEGESAAPKAPEKKPSFFARLFGRGGKK
- a CDS encoding Stp1/IreP family PP2C-type Ser/Thr phosphatase codes for the protein MTSHSPINYAGFTDMGKVRKRNEDALFADPINGLFIVADGMGGHASGNLASKIVVETLPTVLLSRLDGIFNLSDPSAAQKTCQAIKELSDRVRSESEGKPGFSGMGSTVVLALARNGLALVAHLGDSRAYLFRNGRLQKLTRDHSVVQILFDAGELTQAEMETHPAKNQITRFVGMRGDAQPEARVVELAHGDRLLLCSDGLTGMVDETAISKKLLEEADTESACQALVKMANDAGGKDNITVALMDWRGPQTARPDPDLYKTTVKVPIHKNPKG
- a CDS encoding ABC transporter ATP-binding protein, with product MSNNAVSLQNVSYVYPDGYHALTEVSFTVERGERVGVVGANGAGKSTLLLALAGVLRPSGTVEVDGVKVDGKNLKQARRRMGLVFQNPDDQLFCPTLYDDVAFGPLNMGMPEHEARHKTLNSIKSVGLAGLEEKSAFHLSYGQKKRAAIATVLSMDVSILAMDEPTSNLDPKSRKEIIHLLKGLERTQIIATHDFGLVNELCGRVALLSGGRIAAEGAPAEILDDHGLLKAHGLE
- a CDS encoding carbohydrate porin, producing MNSTVLRLFMALTALAALPFPAFAGEGEEKQPRWYESLNAAAGITTVIQGTSGNDYGDYKDRTDYAYSADVELSTEIKPGHGFFIVFETGDGDGANDNLGSRSIPNYDAFIAIVEGEQRLNVSQAYYEGAFAGGAVTLDIGKMDHHAITDTNAYANDETAQFVNGLFVRSAGVVFPEHENYYAYTIALTLRPVDFVSLIIAYAKHETEDIFNKGMTVAELGLHPVISGSQGNYRIVYLNHDNGYTDYRTGESKSGTGFVISADQALGDYLGVFARYAQADDTIEQFQVKSAISGGAQVNGSAWGLEADALGIAYGKLELNKDLVTENNDGESVAEVYYRHQVAENFGLTADGQFFSNLERPEKRNVSVFSLRAQADF
- a CDS encoding protein kinase, with translation MSAKVSLTVVRGKLAGQVYTFDSRETCVIGRGLDCNPRLPDDEAHRTISRHHCLLDINPPDARIRDFGSLNGTFVNEQKIGQRPGEKQAGETASAEFPEYDLKDGDEIRLGDTVLRVGIEIPVFCADCSAEIPNEEKEACFVKEGVYVCHDCRASSNVVANTALHVTPGKECAECGRNVADEFEPGRNGEYLCSDCRNDPFRVVKDLLNKANSGEEALHGVKGYSIMRELGKGGMGAVYLARHDTTKGQVAMKIMLPQVAADERSKEMFLREMENAKVLNHPNVVRLLDSGYADGVFFFTMEFCDGGGLDRHLRLEGGKLTVDKALKLILPLLDGLEHIHTVELPAVKLSDGNIVSAKGLVHRDLKPANVFLMGNGANVIPKIADVGLGKAFDIAGLSGQTMTGVTAGTPLFMPRQQIINFKYAKPDVDVWAMAATFYFMLTGKTPRDFPRGKDPWQTVLQTKAVPIRQREPYIPEKLAAVIDSALTDQPEITFKSAAQLKKAIEEAVRE
- the rbfA gene encoding 30S ribosome-binding factor RbfA, translated to MKRFHRSDRVGEELVREISHIIQREMKDPRLGFVSVTRAEVAKDLRHANIFVSVLGSDDEKTKTMKALQSGAGFIRTLISKRLTMRVTPEFTFRLDDSMERGARIQELLRKAMPSGGTGGVEGGEGGNEGEGAE
- a CDS encoding PDGLE domain-containing protein; this encodes MAAFAVSVMIAAIVSPFASTAPDGLERVAEDLGFSAKASDPSVNAPLADYSTPGVESESVSTGVAGISGVIIVFAAGAGLGLILSWLRGSNGRR
- the cbiQ gene encoding cobalt ECF transporter T component CbiQ is translated as MSHAFFDRYTTLKTPVHMLDARIKIAVALILIVSTVSLPKYSFPVYAVYFAFIIAVTALARVPFGYLFKRSLVVAPFALAAAVFMPFTISGSGDAVFQAGPITAYHAGFMAFFNAVSKSYVGVLMVIALTAVTPFPKLLEGLERLRVPGMFVTLTGFTYRYLFVLIEEVKRMKRARDLRFYGGRWLWQAGTAGQMAGSLFLRSFERGERVYNAMLSRGFDGVFRGGSGRPLNGMDWSALIISTVFITGARMLLK
- a CDS encoding energy-coupling factor ABC transporter permease; this translates as MHLPDGFITGEINLLSAAVSAAALGVALKKSGEELGDRQAPMLGVTSAFVFAAQMINFPIAAGTSGHFLGASFAAIMLGPFNALIVMALALTLQCLLFADGGLTTLGTNFLNMGLIGGFGAYCVFIVLKAILPQSKSGMLTASAIASWFSVFASGALCGVELGLSGAAPLHLAVSAMGGTHAIIGVGEAVITSTVLSLALNARPDIVRGFQYATVRREPQP